DNA sequence from the Streptomyces tsukubensis genome:
AGCCGGGTCTCCCTGGCCGTCGCCCTGCTCGGCACCCCCGAGCTGCTCGTCCTCGACGAACCCACCGTCGGCCTCGACCCCGTACTCCGCCGCGACCTCTGGACCCTCTTCCACCGCCTCGCCGCCGAACGCGGCACCACGATCCTCGTCTCCTCCCATGTCATGGACGAGGCCGAACGCTGCCACCGCCTCCTCCTGATGCGCGACGGCCGGATCCTCGCCGAGGACACCCCCGACGGCCTCCGCGAACGCACCCGCACCCCCTCCGTCGAAGCGGCCTTCCTCCACCTCGTCGACGAGGCCGCCGCCCGCCCCCGGCCGGTATCCACAGCCGTACCCGGCCACCCGCGGACACCGCAGCAGCACCACAGCCGTCACCGCATCAACGGCAACACCGGCAGCACCGGCATCAACGGCAGCACCGACCAGGAGGCCACCCGATGAGCACCGCCCGCACCCTGGCCACCGCCGCCCGCGTCCTGCGCCAACTGGCCCACGACCGCCGCTCCATCGCCCTGATGCTGCTCGTCCCCTGCGTGATGCTCCTGCTGCTCCGCTACGTCTTCGACGGCAGCCCCGACACCTTCGACTCCATCGGCGCCTCCCTCCTGGGCATCTTCCCCCTGATCACGATGTTCCTGGTGACCTCCATCGCCACCCTCCGCGAACGCACCTCCGGCACCCTCGAACGCCTCCTGGCCATGCCCCTGGCCAAAACCGACCTCATCGCCGGCTACGCCCTCGCCTTCGGCCTGGTCGCCGTCGTCCAGTCGCTCCTCGCCACCGGCCTCGCCCTCTGGGGCCTCGGCCTCGACATCACCGGCTCCGCCCGGCTCCTCCTGGTGGTCGCCGTTCTCGACGCCCTCCTCGGCACCGCACTCGGACTCTTCGTCTCCGCCTTCGCCACCTCCGAATTCCAGGCCGTCCAGTTCATGCCGGCCGTGATCTTTCCCCAGCTGCTGCTCTGCGGACTCTTCGCCCCACGCGCCTCCATGCAGCCCGTCCTCGAAGCGGTCTCCAACGCCCTGCCCATGTCGTACGCCGTCGACGCCATGCGCGAGGTCCAGCAGCACACCGACACCACCGAAGCCTTCGTCGCCGACACCCTGGTCGTCGCGGGCTGCGCCCTCCTCGTCCTCGCCCTCGGCGCGGCCACCCTGCGCCGCCGCACCCCCTGAGCCCCGGTCACGGACTCACCGCCCGTCCACCGGTGCAAGGATGGGGCCAGAACCCCCCAGCGGCGAGGTGAACAGAGCCATGACCCAGACAGTCGCAGTCCTCGGCACCGGCAAGATCGGCGAAGCCCTTCTCAGCGGAATGATCCGCGGGGGCTGGCGGCCGGCCGATCTGCTGGTCACCACCCGCCGCACCGACCGCGCCGAGGAGCTCCGCACCCGCTACGGAGTCGAACCCGTCACCAACCTCGAAGCCGCCAAACGGGCCGACACCCTCATCCTGGCCGTCAAGCCCCAGGACATGGGCAAGCTCCTCGACGAACTGAGCCCCCATCTCACCCCCGACCGCCTGGTCATCAGCGCCGCCGCGGGTATCACCACCTCCTTCATCGAGGAGCGCCTCGGCGCCGGCACCCCCGTGGTCCGTGTCATGCCCAACACCCCCGTACTCGTCGACGAAGGCATGTCCGTCATCTCCGCCGGGCACCACGCCTCACCCGGACACCTCGCCCACACCGAGGAGATCTTCGGCAGCGTCGGCAAGACCCTCCGTGTCCCCGAGTCCCAGCAGGACGCGGCCACCGCCCTCTCCGGCTCGGGCCCCGCGTACTTCTACTTCCTCGTCGAGGCCATGACCGACGCGGGCATCCTCCTCGGCCTGCCCCGCGCCCAGGCCCACGACCTCATCGTCCAGGCCGCCATCGGCGCCGCGGTCATGCTCCGCGACAGCGGCGAGCACCCCGTCAAACTCCGTGAAGCAGTCACCTCCCCCGCGGGCACCACCATCAGCGCCATCCGCGAACTCGAAAACCACGGCGTCCGTGCCGCCCTGATCGCCGCCCTCGAAGCCGCCCGCGACCGCAGCCGCGAACTCGCCTCCGGCAACGGCTGACCACCCACCCCCGTCGGTGGCCGTGCCCACCCACGGCCACCGACGAGGAGAGGCTCCAGCCGACTACCAACTACCGACTATCGGCTACCGGCTACTTGCTACCGACCAGCGACGGCCGCGGCAGCAGCCCGACCGCCGCATACGCCGCGTCCACTCGCGGCCGGGCCAGCTCTCCGGCCCGCTCAGCCCCCTTCCTCAGCACCTCGTCGACGTATCCCGGATCCGCCGCCAGCTCCGCATGCCGCTCCCGCACCGGCCTCAGCAGCTCCACCACCGCATCCGCGGTATCCCGCTTCAGCGCCCCGTACGACTCGTATACACCGGCCAGCTCCTCCGGGTTCCCACCCGAACAGGCGGAGAGAATCTCCAGCAGATTCGCCACCCCCGGACTGGTCTCACGATCGTGGACGACCTCGGTCCCGCTGTCGGTGACCGCGCGCATGACCTTCCGCCGCACCTGGTCCGGATCGTCGAGCAGATAGACGATCCCCGCCCCCGAATCGTGCGACTTCCCCATCTTCGACGTCGGGTCCTGCAGGTCCATCACCCGAGCCGCCACCCCCGGATGCACCGCCTTCGGCACGGTGAACGTATGCCCGTACCGCTGGTTGAACCGCACCGCCAGATCCCGGGTCAGCTCCACGTGCTGCGCCTGGTCGTCCCCGACCGGCACCTCGTCCGTCCCGTAGACCAGGATGTCCGCCGCCATCAGCACGGGATACGTCAGCAGCGACAGCCGCACGCTCTCCCCGGACCGGAGCGCGAGCGCGCTCTTCTCCTTGTACTGGATCATCCGCCGCAGCTCCCCGTCGGAAGCCGTGCACTCCAGCAGGTACGACAACCGGGTGTGCTCGTCCACATGACTCTGTACGAAAACGGTGCACAGCTCCGGGGCCAGCCCCGCCGCCAGCAGCAGCGTCGCCGTCTGCCGGCTGAGCCGCCGCACCCTCGCCGGATCGTGCGCCACGGTCAGCGCATGCAGGTCGACCACGCAGAAGAGCCCGTCCGCCCGGTGCTGGTCGCTCTCCACCCAGCGGCGCATGGCCCCCAGGTAGTTCCCCAGCGTCAGATGCCCCGTGGGCTTCACCCCACTGAAGATCCGTGTCATCGCCGTTCTCCTCTCCCTCGTCTCCGTGGGACCACCGCCCCGGCGGCCCGGCTCCCGGAGGGGGAGAAACGACTACGGCCGCCGAAGCGGCGGCCGTGATGCAGTACGTGCGCAGTTGGCGGCCGCCGTCAGGCGGGCCACCACTGAAGAAGGCACGTACGCGTTGTCATGGGCAGGAGCGTAGGGCACCCGACCCCGGGTTTGACAGTGGGCACGGCGACTCCGTAGTGTTCTCCGAGTTGCCCGACGAGAGCGCCGACTCCGGTTGGTCCCCGGGCAGCCATTCCGCAAGACCACACGACGAACGAGCGACAGTCTCTGTCGCCCGCTTTTCGATGTGTTTTACGGAATGAGGAATCGCGTTCGACAGGACGCAGACCCGATTAGCTTCGGAGAAAAGATTCCGCTAGAGTTTGAAACGTCGGAACGGCCGCAGGGCCGGAAAGACAAACCCGAGTTTCGACCGGGAATCAGGCCCGAAAGGATCTGATAGAGTCGGAAACGCAAGACCGAAGGGAAAAGCCCGGAGGGCCTGGTGAAAAGGGCCTGAAGGAAGCGTCCGTTCCTTGAGAACTCAACAGCGTGCCAAAAATCAACGCCAGATTAGTTGATACCCCGTTCCCGAGCCCTTGTGGCTGGGGGATGAGGTTCCTTTGAAGAAACACATACAGCGAGGACGCTGTGGACGGTCGGATTATTCCTCCGGCTGTCCCGCTCTCGTGATGTGTGGACCCGATTACGGGTAAACATTCACGGAGAGTTTGATCCTGGCTCAGGACGAACGCTGGCGGCGTGCTTAACACATGCAAGTCGAACGATGAAGCCGCTTCGGTGGTGGATTAGTGGCGAACGGGTGAGTAACACGTGGGCAATCTGCCCTGCACTCTGGGACAAGCCCTGGAAACGGGGTCTAATACCGGATAATACCTTCGGGGGCATCCTTGAAGGTTGAAAGCTCCGGCGGTGCAGGATGAGCCCGCGGCCTATCAGCTTGTTGGTGGGGTGATGGCCTACCAAGGCGACGACGGGTAGCCGGCCTGAGAGGGCGACCGGCCACACTGGGACTGAGACACGGCCCAGACTCCTACGGGAGGCAGCAGTGGGGAATATTGCACAATGGGCGAAAGCCTGATGCAGCGACGCCGCGTGAGGGATGACGGCCTTCGGGTTGTAAACCTCTTTCAGCAGGGAAGAAGCGAGAGTGACGGTACCTGCAGAAGAAGCGCCGGCTAACTACGTGCCAGCAGCCGCGGTAATACGTAGGGCGCAAGCGTTGTCCGGAATTATTGGGCGTAAAGAGCTCGTAGGCGGCTTGTCACGTCGGGTGTGAAAGCCCGGGGCTTAACCCCGGGTCTGCATTCGATACGGGCAGGCTAGAGTGTGGTAGGGGAGATCGGAATTCCTGGTGTAGCGGTGAAATGCGCAGATATCAGGAGGAACACCGGTGGCGAAGGCGGATCTCTGGGCCATTACTGACGCTGAGGAGCGAAAGCGTGGGGAGCGAACAGGATTAGATACCCTGGTAGTCCACGCCGTAAACGTTGGGAACTAGGTGTTGGCGACATTCCACGTCGTCGGTGCCGCAGCTAACGCATTAAGTTCCCCGCCTGGGGAGTACGGCCGCAAGGCTAAAACTCAAAGGAATTGACGGGGGCCCGCACAAGCAGCGGAGCATGTGGCTTAATTCGACGCAACGCGAAGAACCTTACCAAGGCTTGACATACACCGGAAAGCATTAGAGATAGTGCCCCCCTTGTGGTCGGTGTACAGGTGGTGCATGGCTGTCGTCAGCTCGTGTCGTGAGATGTTGGGTTAAGTCCCGCAACGAGCGCAACCCTTGTCCCGTGTTGCCAGCAAGCCCCCTTGTGGGGTGTTGGGGACTCACGGGAGACCGCCGGGGTCAACTCGGAGGAAGGTGGGGACGACGTCAAGTCATCATGCCCCTTATGTCTTGGGCTGCACACGTGCTACAATGGCCGGTACAAAGAGCTGCGATGCCGTGAGGCGGAGCGAATCTCAAAAAGCCGGTCTCAGTTCGGATTGGGGTCTGCAACTCGACCCCATGAAGTCGGAGTTGCTAGTAATCGCAGATCAGCATTGCTGCGGTGAATACGTTCCCGGGCCTTGTACACACCGCCCGTCACGTCACGAAAGTCGGTAACACCCGAAGCCGGTGGCCCAACCCCTTGTGGGAGGGAGCTGTCGAAGGTGGGACTGGCGATTGGGACGAAGTCGTAACAAGGTAGCCGTACCGGAAGGTGCGGCTGGATCACCTCCTTTCTAAGGAGCACTTCTTGCCGGTTTTTGCCGGTCAGGGGCCAGTACACCGGCGAGTGTCCGGTGCTGGTTGCTCATGGGTGGAACGTTGATTATTCGGCACACGATCATGGTTCATGAAGTCAGTACTGCTTCGGCGTGGAAAGCTTCTGGGGATCATGGTCGGGTGTTGGGCGCGCTGTTGGGTGTCTGAGGGCACGGACGAGAGTCTGTTGGTCTTCGGTGCCGGCCCCGGTGTTCTCACTGCTGATGTGGTGGGGTGACGGGTGGCTGGTCGTTGTTTGAGAACTGCACAGTGGACGCGAGCATCTGTGGCCAAGTTTTTAAGGGCGCACGGTGGATGCCTTGGCACCAGGAACCGATGAAGGACGTGGGAGGCCACGATAGTCCCCGGGGAGTCGTCAACCAGGCTTTGATCCGGGGGTTTCCGAATGGGGAAACCCGGCAGTCGTCATGGGCTGTCACCCGCTGCTGAACACATAGGCAGTGTGGAGGGAACGAGGGGAAGTGAAACATCTCAGTACCCTCAGGAAGAGAAAACAACCGTGATTCCGGGAGTAGTGGCGAGCGAAACCGGATGAGGCCAAACCGTATGCGTGTGATACCCGGCAGGGGTTGCGTATGCGGGGTTGTGGGATCTCTTTTCTGCGGTCTGCCGGCCGTGGGACGAGTCAGAAACCGTATGGATAGGCGAAGGGCATGCGAAAGGCCCGGCGTAGAGGGTAAGACCCCCGTAGCTGAAATTCATGCGGCTCGTTTAAGAGACACCCAAGTAGCACGGGGCCCGAGAAATCCCGTGTGAATCTGGCGGGACCACCCGTTAAGCCTAAATATTCCCTGGTGACCGATAGCGGATAGTACCGTGAGGGAATGGTGAAAAGTACCGCGGGAGCGGAGTGAAATAGTACCTGAAACCGTGTGCCTACAAGCCGTGGGAGCGTCGGAGCGTGAGGTTTGCCTTGCGTTCTCGTGACTGCGTGCCTTTTGAAGAATGAGCCTGCGAGTTTGCGGTGTGTTGCGAGGTTAACCCGTGTGGGGAAGCCGTAGCGAAAGCGAGTCCGAATAGGGCGATTTAGTAGCGCGCTCAAGACCCGAAGCGGAGTGATCTAGCCATGGGCAGGTTGAAGCGGCTGTAAGAGGTCGTGGAGGACCGAACCCACCAGGGTTGAAAACCTGGGGGATGACCTGTGGTTAGGGGTGAAAGGCCAATCAAACTCCGTGATAGCTGGTTCTCCCCGAAATGCATTTAGGTGCAGCGTCGTGTGTTTCTTGCCGGAGGTAGAGCACTGGATAGGCGATGGGCCCTACCGGGTTACTGACCTTAGCCAAACTCCGAATGCCGGTAAGTGAGAGCGCGGCAGTGAGACTGTGGGGGATAAGCTCCATGGTCGAGAGGGAAACAGCCCAGAGCATCGACTAAGGCCCCTAAGCGTACGCTAAGTGGGAAAGGATGTGGAGTCGCAGAGACAACCAGGAGGTTGGCTTAGAAGCAGCCACCCTTGAAAGAGTGCGTAATAGCTCACTGGTCAAGTGATTCCGCGCCGACAATGTAGCGGGGCTCAAGCGTACCGCCGAAGTCGTGTCAATCCAGCAATAGGGCCAACGCCCGTTGGGTTGGGTAGGGGAGCGTCGTGTGCCGGGTGAAGCCGCCGCGTAAGCGAGTGGTGGATGGTACACGAGTGAGAATGCAGGCATGAGTAGCGATACACACGTGGGAAACGTGTGCGCCGATTGACTAAGGGTTCCTGGGTCAAGCTGATCTGCCCAGGGTAAGTCGGGACCTAAGGCGAGGCCGACAGGCGTAGTCGATGGACAACCGGTTGATATTCCGGTACCCGCTTTGAAGCGCCCAGTATCGAATCCTCTGATGCTAAGGCCGTGAAGCCGCCTTTGATCTCTTCGGAGTGATGGGGAGTGGTGGAGCCGCTGAACCGAGGTGGTAGTAGGTAAGTGATGGGGTGACGCAGGAAGGTAGTCCAGCCCGGGCGGTGGTTGTCCCGGGGTAAGGGTGTAGCCCGTGTGGTAGGTAAATCCGTCACACATGAGGGTGAGACCTGATGCCGAGCCGATTGTGGTGAAGTGGATGATCCTATGCTGTCGAGAAAAGCCTCTAGCGAGTTTCAAGGCGGCCCGTACCCTAAACCGACTCAGGTGGTCAGGTAGAGAATACCGAGGCGTTCGGGTGAACTATGGTTAAGGAACTCGGCAAAATGCCCCCGTAACTTCGGGAGAAGGGGGGCCATTCCTGGTGATCGTCTTTACGATGTGAGCTGGGGGTGGCCGCAGAGACCAGCGAGAAGCGACTGTTTACTAAAAACACAGGTCCGTGCGAAGCCGTAAGGCGATGTATACGGACTGACGCCTGCCCGGTGCTGGAACGTTAAGGGGACCGGTTAGTGACCTTTCGGGGTTGCGAAGCTGAGAACTTAAGCGCCAGTAAACGGCGGTGGTAACTATAACCATCCTAAGGTAGCGAAATTCCTTGTCGGGTAAGTTCCGACCTGCACGAATGGCGTAACGACTTCTCGACTGTCTCAACCATAGGCCCGGTGAAATTGCACTACGAGTAAAGATGCTCGTTTCGCGCAGCAGGACGGAAAGACCCCGGGACCTTTACTACAGTTTGATATTGGTGTTCGGTTCGGCTTGTGTAGGATAGGTGGGAGACTTTGAAGCGGCCACGCCAGTGGTTGTGGAGTCGTTGTTGAAATACCACTCTGGTCGTGCTGGATGTCTAACCTGGGTCCGTGATCCGGATCAGGGACAGTGTCTGATGGGTAGTTTAACTGGGGCGGTTGCCTCCTAAAGAGTAACGGAGGCGCCCAAAGGTTCCCTCAGCCTGGTTGGTAATCAGGTGTTGAGTGTAAGTGCACAAGGGAGCTTGACTGTGAGACCGACGGGTCGAGCAGGGACGAAAGTCGGGACTAGTGATCCGGCGGTGGCTTGTGGAAGCGCCGTCGCTCAACGGATAAAAGGTACCCCGGGGATAACAGGCTGATCTTCCCCAAGAGTCCATATCGACGGGATGGTTTGGCACCTCGATGTCGGCTCGTCGCATCCTGGGGCTGGAGTCGGTCCCAAGGGTTGGGCTGTTCGCCCATTAAAGCGGTACGCGAGCTGGGTTTAGAACGTCGTGAGACAGTTCGGTCCCTATCCGCTGTGCGCGTAGGAGTCTTGAGAAGGGCTGTCCCTAGTACGAGAGGACCGGGACGGACGAACCTCTGGTGTGCCAGTTGTCCTGCCAAGGGCATGGCTGGTTGGCTACGTTCGGAAAGGATAACCGCTGAAAGCATCTAAGCGGGAAGCCTGCTTCGAGATGAGGACTCCCACCCCCTTTGAGGGGTTAAGGCTCCCAGTAGACGACTGGGTTGATAGGCCGGATCTGGAAGCCAGGTAACTGGTGGAGGTGACCGGTACTAATAGGCCGAGGGCTTGTCCATATTTGCTCGCGTCCACTGTGTTAGTTCTGAGGCAACGACCGTGTTGATTCCGGTTTGTTTGTTTCATAGTGTTTCGGTGGTTATTGCGTTAGGGAAACGCCCGGTTACATTCCGAACCCGGAAGCTAAGCCTTTCAGCGCCGATGGTACTGCAGGGGGGACCCTGTGGGAGAGTAGGACGCCGCCGAACAATTTTTGATGGGAAGGCCCCGCACACTGTGCGGGGCCTTTCTGCATTTCCAGGCAAGTATTCCGGCAGATCTTCCGGACCGGAGGCCCTCAGGGTCGGCTTCTAGGCTGGACGCATGACCTACGACCTGATCATCTTCGACAACGACGGAGTACTCGTCGACAGCGAGCCGGTGGCCAACGCCATCCTCGCCGGGTATCTGACGGAGCTGGGGCATCCCACCACGTACGAGGACTCGCTGCGGGACTACATGGGCGCCGCGGTGCACCGCGTACACGACCTGGTCAGGGAACGGACCGGGCAGCGGCTGCCCCCGGAGTTCGACGAGACCCTGCACGAGCGGACCTTCGCCGCCTTCGAGCGGGAGCTGGAGACCGTCGACGGAGTGACCGACGTACTGGGCGCACTGTCGGCCGCCCAGGTGCCGTACTGCCTCGCCTCCTCCGGAACGCATCAGCGGATCCGGGTCGGGCACCGGAAGACCGGGCTCGACCTCTGGTTCCCCCAAGAGATCGTGTTCAGCGCCCAGGACGTCGGCCGGGGCAAGCCGGCCCCGGACCTCTTCCTGCACGCCGCCGAGCGCATGGGAATCGCGCCCGAGCGGTGCGCGGTCGTCGAGGACAGCGCGCTGGGCGTCCGCGCCGCGGTCGCGGCCGGAATGGACGTCTACGCCTTCACCGCGATGACGCCCGCCGCCGCACTCCAAGGCGCCACCGGCTACTTCGCGTCGATGAAGGAACTCCCGGAACTGCTCGGCCTGCGCTGACACGAGCCGACCGGGTCGGTGACCGCCGGACGGGCCGGATACGGTGGCGGGCATGAGCGGCCGGGCGATGCTGATGTGGGACGAGGCGGTAACGGCGTACGACTTCGGGGACGGCCATCCCATGGACCCCGTACGACTCGCGCTGACCATGGGCCTGGTACGGGACCTCGGGCTCGACCGTGCCGTCGACGTCGTCGCCGCCAGACCGGCCGGGGACTCCACGCTCCGGCTCGTCCACCGGGCGGACTACGTGGCCGCCGTACGGGCCGCATCGGCGGATCCCCGTACGGCGGACCAGGCCTACGGGCTCGGTACGGTCGACGACCCCGCCTTCGCCGGAATGCACGAAGCCTCCGCGCTGATCGCCGGGCAGTCCGTGGCCGCAGCCGAGGCCCTCTGGCGCGGGG
Encoded proteins:
- the proC gene encoding pyrroline-5-carboxylate reductase, with product MTQTVAVLGTGKIGEALLSGMIRGGWRPADLLVTTRRTDRAEELRTRYGVEPVTNLEAAKRADTLILAVKPQDMGKLLDELSPHLTPDRLVISAAAGITTSFIEERLGAGTPVVRVMPNTPVLVDEGMSVISAGHHASPGHLAHTEEIFGSVGKTLRVPESQQDAATALSGSGPAYFYFLVEAMTDAGILLGLPRAQAHDLIVQAAIGAAVMLRDSGEHPVKLREAVTSPAGTTISAIRELENHGVRAALIAALEAARDRSRELASGNG
- a CDS encoding ABC transporter permease, with protein sequence MSTARTLATAARVLRQLAHDRRSIALMLLVPCVMLLLLRYVFDGSPDTFDSIGASLLGIFPLITMFLVTSIATLRERTSGTLERLLAMPLAKTDLIAGYALAFGLVAVVQSLLATGLALWGLGLDITGSARLLLVVAVLDALLGTALGLFVSAFATSEFQAVQFMPAVIFPQLLLCGLFAPRASMQPVLEAVSNALPMSYAVDAMREVQQHTDTTEAFVADTLVVAGCALLVLALGAATLRRRTP
- the trpS gene encoding tryptophan--tRNA ligase; the protein is MTRIFSGVKPTGHLTLGNYLGAMRRWVESDQHRADGLFCVVDLHALTVAHDPARVRRLSRQTATLLLAAGLAPELCTVFVQSHVDEHTRLSYLLECTASDGELRRMIQYKEKSALALRSGESVRLSLLTYPVLMAADILVYGTDEVPVGDDQAQHVELTRDLAVRFNQRYGHTFTVPKAVHPGVAARVMDLQDPTSKMGKSHDSGAGIVYLLDDPDQVRRKVMRAVTDSGTEVVHDRETSPGVANLLEILSACSGGNPEELAGVYESYGALKRDTADAVVELLRPVRERHAELAADPGYVDEVLRKGAERAGELARPRVDAAYAAVGLLPRPSLVGSK
- a CDS encoding HAD family hydrolase — its product is MTYDLIIFDNDGVLVDSEPVANAILAGYLTELGHPTTYEDSLRDYMGAAVHRVHDLVRERTGQRLPPEFDETLHERTFAAFERELETVDGVTDVLGALSAAQVPYCLASSGTHQRIRVGHRKTGLDLWFPQEIVFSAQDVGRGKPAPDLFLHAAERMGIAPERCAVVEDSALGVRAAVAAGMDVYAFTAMTPAAALQGATGYFASMKELPELLGLR